TTCCGGCGTTCGCGTCACTCGAAACAGTCGCTTCGACGACTTGTTGCCGTAATTGTTCAACGAGACTAATAAGTTCATTGTACGTCGGCGCCTTCGGCGGTTGCGAAGTCTGTTCAGTCATAACGGTTATCAatgacaacaacaacaatgcCGATCTTGATAACACGCGATTATACCATACGCGATAACAGTAACCGCACACACGGGTGCCAACCGTTGCAATTCTAACCTAACGAATTCAAGCAATATAACGAACACGTGACAAAACACGTCGGAATTTCAACACGATCCGCGACACTCGCACTACGTTCTTCACTTCGAATCCCACTTCTGATATAATGTTAACTATTCAATAAGAAAACTAATTTGACTGTcgaatagattttattagtttacttTACACTTgttcacaaaattataattacaaaacacCACCGATGGCCTCGCTGGCACACGTCGGGGCTACGACTGACTGACTAAAATACAGGGCGCTAGCTCCACACCACCACCCGAACGCTCCCTGTCGgcataaattttatcaaagacATCCATTATTTCCAtccgtatttttattttttatcataacttaatgatatatttttatttatgtgttaatttttagaacACACAATTGAATGAAGGAAACTCTGTTGAGAAACGCCCTTTTTCTAACGAAATTAgtgaatatatacaaatatccaaaaaggtaataaattaaattagtgtaatgtaacatttaaattattttctgaaaattgtgtACATTTCCAATACTTAAACAGTTTAACAATAGTAGATACTCTTAACTTCTCCCAGTATTACTCTTAAGTCTTAATATACTATGGATATTATACtagttatttagtaaaatatcatttctataaaaaatatagaattatattttaaaattgtatgtttctattagtttcaataactttcttttatacattataaaatttgattttattatttaagaactaaattaaaaatattatttttttcaatattgtaccatttaatattatgtaacatgtatctattacttattaagtaattatacttatttcttttgtttattttttttaacccaatttaataattaatttaaaggcACATAAACATGAGACAAGTTCCAGTCAAGTACATTCTATAATCAACGATGAACACAAAATTAATGACAGTTTTGAAAATCCTGAGAGAGATTTTAATGTGAGTATTTATTAaggaaattgaataaataattaggtattataatgtaatttaattttaggatttaataattaattctaattataCCCAAACAACTTCAAGCAACAGTGATTATGATATtggtttatatattaacagAACATCAGAACATTTAGTAAAACTTTCAGTGACGGTATTAAAGAAAagcttttgaaaaatacatggATACCAGATTCATTCACCAACTTGCATGTACAAGTATTATCTAATGTAAATAGGCACTTTCAAAAATCCTGGTTGGATGAATTTAAATGGTTAGCTTATTCTAAAGTACAAAATGGagcattttgtaaaaattgtgtaGTTTTTGGTTCTGGAAGTTTTTCCGGTAAAGGATCACATCAGAGTGTTGGACAGCTTGTGTCAAAACTATTGCAGAATTGGAAATCAGCCaaagaaattttttatcgtCATTCTTTTCTTCAATATCACCAATTAGCAGTTTTAAAatcagataattttttaaaaatggttgATGGAAAGATAGATAGTGTACAATTTcaagtcaataatattttgtgggCGGCAAGAAATTCCCTTAAGGGGACATAAAGATTATGGTCGCTTAAGTCTGAATGATCCAGATAATAATGATGGGAACTTCAGAGCCTTGTTGCGCTATAGAGCTAAAAATGGGGACGATACTCTTAAATCTCATATCTTAAATGCTGGCGGAAAACAAATGTATTCAAGTccatttatacaaaatgaaataattgaactaaTAGGGACttatattcaaaacattattattgaaaaagtgaaaaaaaccaaatttttcaCTGTGCTTGCTGATGAAACATCTGATGTTCAAGGAATTGAACAATTTTCATTAGTTGTTCGCTATTTTGATGaagatataaatgaaataagagaagattttttaaaatttgtgccAGTGCATGATGTTACAGGCAAAGGGTTAGCTACTACAGTAAAAAATGAACTACAGTCTCTTGGTCTTGATTTAAACTATATGCGTGGACAAGGGTATGATGGGGCTGCTGCAATGAGTGGAGCTTTCAATGGAGTACAAGCAATAATATTGGAGGAATATCCTATGGCAATTTACACCCATTGTGTCTCTCATTCATtgaatttggttttaaatgaTGCATCAAAATTACAACCGGTTAGAAACTGTATTGGAGTGATAAGGGAAATAAGTACTTTTATAAGAGCATCAGTGAGAAGatctaatatcttaaaaacaaaattatgtaaacaagGATTGACACCTTCACGTTTAATGAATTACTGTGACACTAGATGGGTAGAACGGCATGAAGGAAttgttaatttcaaaaatgatattttaccaattattgAAACTATGGAACAGATAATGTTAGATAATAAAGATGATGAAACAGCTGCTCGAtcatttcataaaaaactttgtgattttgaatttttaataacattagtcACTGTTAGCAAAATGTTAGctataactcataaaatatcaGTAAGCCTACAAAAACCTGATATTGATTTAAGTTCTGCTATTGGGCACATAGAACTTGTAAAATCAGTCATAAGTGATATTAGATCAAATgttgaaattgaatttaaacacTTGTATTTAAGTGCTCAAGCTATTAGTTCTAAACTTAATGTTGAACCATCAATACCTAGGATTGTTGGTATTCAAAGACATCGTCATAATTATTCAACCAACTCTccagatgtatattatagaattagtTTATTCATACCGTATCTTGATGAATTAAACTCATCATTAGTCAATAGATTTTCTAAACACAAAAAGACTCTTGTGagcttacaaaatattataccgataaatgcaattaaatcaaaatatgaaaatattgttgatgcTGTACACTTTTACCTCGCTGATTTTGAAAATGGTGAAGCTATGATTCAAAGTGAGTGGACAGTATGGgttaaaaaatggaaaatggtTGATACAACTATTGAAAAGATTCCAAAAAATGCTCTAACAGCTTTGAAAGTATGTCAATTTGATCTGTtccctaatatttatattctgctGAAAATTCTGTGTACAATACCAATTACTACTGCAAGTGTAGAGAGAAGTTTTTCAACTCTTGGAAgactaaaaacatatataagaAACCAATGTGGAAATGTTCGATTAACTGGATTAGCCTTAATGACAATTCATAGAAATATACCATTGCAAATTGATGACattgtaaatagttttataaaaaaaaaatagaaaaatgatttttacctatttgttttgttttgttttatatgaaGTTATAAAGACTAAAGAGTTTaatgttacataatacataggtacctaaaattattttttttatactacctagtataaaaaatcttcctatcataataaatgtacataataggATATAGGTATTAGATGCTGAATACTGATTATGATATAACTTGTTTAGTTTAGGTACCTTAGGTAAATatccatttttatacattcctAATCATattcagatattttattatagttctatAAACATATTGATAGCATAtagattaaacaaaattgatcTGTCATCTATGCCATatgcttattacttattatttattatataataatgtattgatattatacttttccCAAAATcccaacaaaatttaaacgtctaggtatctattattttaagcatgtaccacaaaataattaccaCCACCTGTAGCATTTGCATTAGATGATTTTCGTAAAATTCCTTAAAAGAAActgttaaatatacatagcGTCTAGGTGCTAGATAACTTGCTAGTTTCTATCTACTATAGCCCACcccaaaaattatttctatatacgcTACTGTCAGTACCATTTGACTTGTATGACAAAGTGGCATGCACATATCCAATCTAAAACTTCTGGTTCTGTCCATATATTAGTTACAAATGCACAccgtgataaaatattagaaaatagagATTACATCCTAACATTAATTGATATCATACTATTTTTGGCACATCAAGGAGTAGCATTTAGAGGTCATATTGAAAATGAAACATCTTTAAATCAAGGTGGATTGGGTGAATTCAgtaccatatatttttttatttataaaagtacctaactaatgttaattaattatatacctatttatattatttatcatgtttACTGTAGTAACTTAAAAGAAGCATGCAAACTAATGGCAAAGTATAATCCAACTTTTGCTTTAAATTATGCAAAACCAACAAATCATACAAGTTGgttaatacaaaatcaaatcattGAGATATGCGCAACATTTAAGGAATACTATTGTTGAAGATATAATAAGTGCTGGAATGTATAGCGTTTCGTGTGACGAAGCTCgataatttcttaatattatattgttttttttttacttaactaGTCTTAAGCTACATtttgataattgttttgtataaaaaaaaaattctagatGTCACAAGGAAGAACAGTTAGCTGTGTGTGTTCGTTACCCAAAAAACCTTAAAGTAGAAGAACGATTTGTTGGATTTTTAGATGTATCTCAAAGTCAAAATGCTGACAGTTTAATTGGTATTctattacagtttttaaattctttgaacttggacaaaattaatataataggtcaatCATATGACGGTGCTAGCGTGATGTCAGGTCATACTGGTGGAGTTCAGGCTAAGCTTAAAGAAATACATCCTAAAGCTATTTATGTACACTGTATGGCACACAAATTAAACCTTGTGGTCATTGATAtgtgtaaacatttaaaggtgaaatcaattatatttataaatgtaacaaatgtatgtatatttatttcagttatggaatattaaattctgtgctttaataaaaataatatgacatcattacatcaagtattttaaaatttaattttaggacGCACggaatttatttaatggcTTGGAAGCGTTGTATGTTCATTTTAGTCAAcctacgaaaaataaaaaaatgaccgACATTCAAGAAAAACTAGgagttaaaaaaactaaaatcccACAGTTATCAGATACTCGATGGGTCTGCCGTTATAAGAGTTGTAACTCAGTCATCGCAAATTTTaaacctatactatatattctTGATGAAGAAATAGAATTACAAAAAGATAAAGATGTTGCCCAAGCAATAGGTCTTCtgtctacaataaaaaatgggaAATTTGTCGTATATTTGTTTGTTCTtaatgatgttttaaaaattattaacattctaAGTACTCAATTGCAATCAAAGTCTACAACTCTTGGAAAATCTAGTTCATTAGTATGTGGTGTGATTGATACTCTGAAAAATAACCGTTCagatgtatattttgataatctgTGGAATGATGTTACTATATTTTGTGAAGAACATGATGTGTCATTGGATATTCCTTCACAAggtgtgttattataataatacctattaaaataaaataaatttatgattcaaattattgatataattttaattaattcaggTGGCTCTAAACGTCGTAGAAGGGAACCTACATATTTACAACAATATGCTGTACTATCAACTACTTCAGCAGAAGAATACCGTGTTAATGATGTACTAATGGgtacttcaataaataaaaattattgtaaaatgcaTTGTTTTTATCCTatacttgatattattattgtcaatatgGAAAAACAGTTTTCACCAAAAAGTATGGAAATAGCCCAATCTGTAgacaactttttaaaattaaactttaatgaAAGTTTACAATTCATTAATCATATAAGGTAAAATGAGAATTATcagaagtattaatttttttaaagactaaatttaatattaatttataatgtatttatattaataaactgtgCTAAACAATGTAAGTGAATGTTCAAAtctactttttatttactgtatatacttttgaaaattaatttgtaaataataacttttaggaTTTATTCGGTGTTTCCAAAGATTTTTTAAGATCAGAAATGATggttatcaaaaatatcttaaaagttAATGTTGATTTGGAAGTTCTGCAAAATCACTTAAACTCATTGAATAACAAACAAATCtttccaaattattataaattatttaatgtagcaATAACTTTGCCAATCAATTCCGCTACTTGTGAAAGGTCATTTTCCGCAATGAGGAGGTTGAAAACATGGATGCGAACAACGATGCTCCAGGAAAGATTTAGCAATTTAgggataattaatattgaaaaagatATCAATATTGACAGGGTCTCAGTTTTAAATGACTTTGCCAGATCAAACagaagaataaatttaatattgtaaccaATTatctagttaataataaatatatgtgcattaataagtaataattttaaaattttatactagtagctaataaaaaaaaaaaagtaatattgttatttttttttttttttttgaagggggatttttgttgaatatattaaaggGCTTGAGCCCCCGCCAATGTAACTCCCTATTTGCGCCTATgaatattacacaaaaatcaaattataattataatttggtttccatattatgtttttttataaattatttataactatagatttatacaaattattataagtttatgcttcaataattttcaaatgctaaactgaatattatgctcagtaaaaaaatttgtgaatCGATGTTTTTAGAAACGTCACgagtcatatttttaattttttttttttgaaattgagatattagtaaaaacgtatatacctactataactgTCATATCATGTGTTTTTGAGTGAAAAAACCGACTTTATAGGTGTAGTATTATTCATGGCTAAATAACTAGGTATGATCTCATTAAGACGCATTTGCGTTCTGGGCTGCGCACGTACTATTCTTCACGTACTATTCATGATTTGGCATGGAAAGAAATCTTAACTGGCAGTGATTTTTATCACCGTACTACGTTGGTCGGTATACGTCTTATCTATCACTGCCAGTGGCGGCCATGACACCTGCGTAACACAAAGTTGCGATCATACCTAGTTATTTAGCCATGGTATTATTAGTAGGTGTATGAGTAggtgtaagtattttaataagtactttttcttaaattaatttatttttcaaaaatatttatattatacagtttttatcaattatccaaaagttttaaataattgactcaTGACGTTTTTGCAATCATCggattcgtatatatataatatatattatatatattatattagtacctatgtcAAGAATTTCCTCATGtatgagaataatttttttcgtttatcaagttgtgtagtgtgtatttacattgtacattttatgaatacagcaattaactaaaattaatcacTGAAGAAAAGtccgttttaaaaaaagtttgacaaAAAGTCCGGATTCAGTTTTTATAGTCGGACAAAAATTCTTAGCACATTATTTAGTTTCTAACAAAAACTCggaaaacacaaaatattctttataactaatattttttttttctatttccttattcttattatttcgtataactaaaaaaaataaaactgaaatcTACTATACAGTGGCGCAACTAGGATCTTCGGGCCCCGAAGACAAAGTAAATCTGGGGCCCTATAATTACTTTAAGTATTtgtagtcaattttttttttttaatgctgacacaatttgtatttattatcagCGAAATAATACTGTGTAAATTATTTctggttatattttaataataattaataacaacaaaattacaaaatttattgaaaatgaatttaaaaaacaaacattttaatttaaaatataattaattaactaagtaTATTAACTTTTCTTGCTTTCGTTTCAGCAAATTGATTGATTATTTTGTCCATATCTAGGATATTAGCTTGTTCTTTTTCAATGTTTAACAGAGCAATATTAGACAAACGATTTTGACCCAttgaatttcttaaataattcttaattaatttaagcttCGAAAACGTACGTTCCGCTGATGCAACCGTTACTGGTAATGTgagatatataatacaagcACTTAATACTTCACTATAAGTGGtacaaaaatcattttctataataaatatagctagttgtttaatatttttagttattttcaaatttattaatttttttatgcataaaagTTGTCTGGTGAAATCTGAGCTAATATCgacgttataaaaattgacGAAATCATACGAAGCTTTAATGATATCATCTTCCGTGCTATTAACCAATGAACAAGGATttagaaatcaaaatattcaattacctTTTTTAAACCCTGGAATCGATTatctaattgaaaaattactgtATCAATGACTGGAAGAAAAACCTTGATTCTTAAATTATCTTCTGAAATATCTAATCGACGGTCGCCATCTACTTCATCAAAATATCTTCTTCCAAACTTTAATCTATGTACATGAAATTCCTGAGGAATCCCCCATTTTGTACACATACATTTGGCTGTTTCCATTaaagtatgataattatttctcAATTCTTTAATTGTAGATGTAGCTTGTTTCAAGTTTTCACATGCattatgtaaatttgtatCTTTTTTTTGAAGAGACTTAGACACTCCGTGTAagggttttaaaatttcttccCATAAACAAAGAAGGAAAATAAATTCTAcagattctaatttttttttcaaagataaACTCATACTTTTTTCGTCGGTTTTAGAACTTGTTAAGGATATATTTGTTAAAGCTTTCAGTACATCAATAAATCTGacttttaatgaataaatcgaTTCATGTCGTGCTTCCCATCTTGTCACACATAACTTTTTCAGAACtttagcttttatttttttggcatCAGCTTCGCCAAAAGCTAAAATTGACCATCGTGGAGCActtgaactaaaaaaattaaatatgcttTGCACAGTTTCAAAAAAAGATGTAACTTGTTTTGAACTTTTAGCAGCATCTGAAATAACCAGGTTTAAATTGTGTGCACAACAACCCAAGTAACACTGGATATTCATATCATGAACTATCTTTCTTCAATTTCgtttattctattaatattacattagaatcatatataattatttcttgaaTATTCGTAGaagatttatctaaataataacaatatattcatggtaaaatattaatcttaaaagAATATTCGTAGGAGAATATTTGTTACATATTCTAACACAGCTGATGAAatgaatattctattaaaaataatagattcatattttttttattattatacatttttgaatatccATAGAGtaattcaaattgaatatccATACAACATATCCGATTCAGAATACTCATTGAATAATAGTTACAATCATATGTAatgaatattcatttaataataatacataaatatttcttttttcattaatgacatgtttttttatttagcatgctatttataatataagaaacgATACGGTTTACGAAAAATACGTGTTTTACTGTTGTGGTATATTgatatacgaatattattgttatcattgaataataatataatttttttatataaaatgaacatCCGTGGATTTCCtttgttcaattattataatacgcgccGCGCGGTCATTTCATCATTAACGTTGTGCTTATGCGGtgaccatatttttttaatatttttacattttatttcacacGTGCTTGTAGTGCAGACGTTTAGATTGACATCGTCCTCGTTTTTTTTCAGAACGCTGgtaagtaattatttgtttaatta
This genomic interval from Aphis gossypii isolate Hap1 unplaced genomic scaffold, ASM2018417v2 Contig00604, whole genome shotgun sequence contains the following:
- the LOC114132300 gene encoding zinc finger MYM-type protein 1-like, coding for MSGHTGGVQAKLKEIHPKAIYVHCMAHKLNLVVIDMCKHLKDARNLFNGLEALYVHFSQPTKNKKMTDIQEKLGVKKTKIPQLSDTRWVCRYKSCNSVIANFKPILYILDEEIELQKDKDVAQAIGLLSTIKNGKFVVYLFVLNDVLKIINILSTQLQSKSTTLGKSSSLVCGVIDTLKNNRSDVYFDNLWNDVTIFCEEHDVSLDIPSQGGSKRRRREPTYLQQYAVLSTTSAEEYRVNDVLMGTSINKNYCKMHCFYPILDIIIVNMEKQFSPKSMEIAQSVDNFLKLNFNESLQFINHIR
- the LOC126554799 gene encoding uncharacterized protein LOC126554799, with translation MNIQCYLGCCAHNLNLVISDAAKSSKQVTSFFETVQSIFNFFSSSAPRWSILAFGEADAKKIKAKVLKKLCVTRWEARHESIYSLKVRFIDVLKALTNISLTSSKTDEKSMSLSLKKKLESVEFIFLLCLWEEILKPLHGVSKSLQKKDTNLHNACENLKQATSTIKELRNNYHTLMETAKCMCTKWGIPQEFHVHRLKFGRRYFDEVDGDRRLDISEDNLRIKVFLPVIDTVIFQLDNRFQGLKKVIEYFDF